TTATAGGTATTCGTTTCGACAGCGTGTAATATTCATATCGTAATCGATCTCTAACCCTTGGTACATCCGCGCTTCTCTCGAATTCGCTCTATCGATATCGTCCTTTTTTTCTTGGTTTgccaattttccttttttcttttccgttTCAATATAGTGAATTGAATTGTGGTTACGATAAAAGTAACTCATATATTTTACAGTTACAATATTCTTTACGTGTGtgatgaaataattttatttattaatttagaaTCGATTTACTTATATTAGAATTGTTTTATAAAACTGTGCAATCTgttttttaattcgtaattttcaAATCTGTGCAtggtttattaattttaaagaaaCCGAACGAACTCAGTTCAAGATAAATTATCTCTGAAAATATCGTTTATTAACAAACTCGAATTCCGccttaaaattgaaatttgcaTATAAACTTAAGTCTAATTTACTATGCGATTGAACTTTACGCCCATCAGTAACAGCCCTGTAATATTTCTGAAAGAAAATCTCTTTCATTACTGCTCCACGTTTATTCTCAAAAATCCGACAATTTACACACCTAACCTCTCTTGCATTTAATTAAACATATATGAAAACAAGTAAAaaacattttcatattttcgttcatacatatttaatacatCTACATTATCTTCAATAAAAGGAATACGCAAAGAGTGGTATAAAAGCGTCGTTCATATAATCTTATCGCATCATTAATCAACCGATTGCATAATTTCTAGAAAGTAGTCAGTTACGGTTTCATCCCCTCCCCTTCTATATCCACAACAGTGTCACAGTTTGTTAGCGATGCTTTCCACCGCGTGCATCACTCGTACCATGATAGATCTATTCTCTTCGTCTCGTCGTTTGATATATTCAAAGATCTGCTCTATACGGCGATCGGTCCGTGAATCGCGATCATCGCGATACGGTGCTGCCATACGGCTTTTTCGCGACTTTCTCGGCATCCCATCATCCTCGCTACGCTCTAACCTCTCTTTGTCTTCTTGACTCGACGCGGCGTCCCTTCCACGTAGTCTGGATAAATCCTTGATGCAGTCCGTCTCTGACGTCACTTTCTCGATCGTTAGTTCTGTGGCACGTGGTAGCCGTGGTATCGCGACCGCGACGTTCCGCGTGGTTCGTTTTCTCTTTGCGAAATTTTTGTTCATCTGCCTGAAAACCAATTGAAATTTCCtagtaataattaattaagataATGTACGTAGCTGGCCGTAATTATCTTTACCAGTTTAGATCTTGAATATTTCATATCAATTATTCCTATCTCATTCGTACTCAAAGCAGTACAGACATCTTTTTTTAAAACTCGATTTGCCTTGAAAACTGATCAAATATGCTTCTAAATCATAATCAGTAGTAAGAATGCGGTACTGTATTATGAAATACTatattgtaaaattgtaaaacagtGTCTCTAACAATAGACTCTTACATGCTTCATATGTGAATACTTATCTTATTTATCTGTTCTGCACGACTCGATTCGTTAGATATACATACTCATCATATTTTAATAAGTGACCTTGATCATTTTAGTTACCATATATCTCACTAGAGTTACGTGACGACTTttgtttataaatattgtttacCTTATCAATTAATATCCAATTATGTCCAACCACATATCTACTTTAAAGTTACAATTTAACACCTGCTAAAAGAAACTACTTTTCACAATGACTGCTATACCTGTTAACACCAGAAGGTCGTACTTTCTGGACCTCAATCGTGCAGTTGGCACTAAGTGCCCGTAACCTCCGTTCCGGAAACGAATCGTTGATTCGACGATCGATTTCCGGATTAGATTGCGCAGGAAGTGCGTCCACGGACGAGGTGGGCTCTTCCGGTGTCACGGAGACGCAAAGGAATTCGTGGGGATCGATGTACTCATCGCCGATCGGCGTAGATCCCCGATCGTATCCAAGAACCTCGTCGATCGCATTGTAAAAGGGCCATGAAACGTCATCCACATTGTTTCTGTCTCCGTGAACCGGATTCTTCAGTTCCTTTAACAAATTGCTGATACACAATATTTAACAAAAATCGAGGACTAAACGGATAATCGTACCACAATTCGTATTTAGTGATCTTCATGTGTTTTTTCTTGTTTCTAGATCGTAAGGAATCTTTCGATAAGTTATACAAagtgaaaatattatttttagctAACAAAGACTTCCTTTAGATGATATGCAAAACACTGGTGTTTGCTGGAGTTAGGTTAGAGGCTGTTTAAGATCAGCTGCATTCTTGGGGTTACTGATTCGAGTGACATCTAAAAAATAT
This portion of the Bombus affinis isolate iyBomAffi1 chromosome 1, iyBomAffi1.2, whole genome shotgun sequence genome encodes:
- the LOC126914765 gene encoding uncharacterized protein LOC126914765 isoform X1 produces the protein MTEVSQHAKFRWTENLTCRFIQLRKENGKLFTGRKYSAQAGWEYILQQMREEFPTIMANVHYKVLKKKWSNLLQQYKELKNPVHGDRNNVDDVSWPFYNAIDEVLGYDRGSTPIGDEYIDPHEFLCVSVTPEEPTSSVDALPAQSNPEIDRRINDSFPERRLRALSANCTIEVQKVRPSGVNRQMNKNFAKRKRTTRNVAVAIPRLPRATELTIEKVTSETDCIKDLSRLRGRDAASSQEDKERLERSEDDGMPRKSRKSRMAAPYRDDRDSRTDRRIEQIFEYIKRRDEENRSIMVRVMHAVESIANKL
- the LOC126914765 gene encoding uncharacterized protein LOC126914765 isoform X3, producing the protein MQVVTAIFPSRFADVHRDREPHLPVYSASKGKWKALYRTQIFSPSWMGELKNPVHGDRNNVDDVSWPFYNAIDEVLGYDRGSTPIGDEYIDPHEFLCVSVTPEEPTSSVDALPAQSNPEIDRRINDSFPERRLRALSANCTIEVQKVRPSGVNRQMNKNFAKRKRTTRNVAVAIPRLPRATELTIEKVTSETDCIKDLSRLRGRDAASSQEDKERLERSEDDGMPRKSRKSRMAAPYRDDRDSRTDRRIEQIFEYIKRRDEENRSIMVRVMHAVESIANKL
- the LOC126914765 gene encoding uncharacterized protein LOC126914765 isoform X2 — protein: MRSFHTSNRIFCRFVSNGHHDGGFSAREISMYILQQMREEFPTIMANVHYKVLKKKWSNLLQQYKELKNPVHGDRNNVDDVSWPFYNAIDEVLGYDRGSTPIGDEYIDPHEFLCVSVTPEEPTSSVDALPAQSNPEIDRRINDSFPERRLRALSANCTIEVQKVRPSGVNRQMNKNFAKRKRTTRNVAVAIPRLPRATELTIEKVTSETDCIKDLSRLRGRDAASSQEDKERLERSEDDGMPRKSRKSRMAAPYRDDRDSRTDRRIEQIFEYIKRRDEENRSIMVRVMHAVESIANKL